The following coding sequences are from one Granulicella sp. L56 window:
- a CDS encoding TonB-dependent receptor: MKRVRLGLCMLGMLAASSAAMASEYHGLVTSGGLPVPGATVTVTQGSKKNVAITDLQGFYSFPALSDGPATVDVEMTGYTQVKQEVTIAPNVAMGKAELQLLSLEQIRAALKPVLSAGIAEAQTRSEPKRTSETPKQKGEPVPPSDEVAQRAAEGLLINGSVNNAATSRFTLAQRFGNTASGRSLYSFSLNTRLNNSVFDARSWSPTGIDTSKPDTSQITGGFALEGPLKIPGLLRNGPNIFVGYQRTRDSVAVTTAGLVPNLAERDGDFSQAVNAQGQPVVIYDPTTGQPYPGNRVPINPQARALLNLYPLPNFTGSSQYNYQIPLITDTHKDALIATASKTIGRSNQITGTFAATSTRESTTNLLGFLDTTDGLGMSSKINWAHTLNAHMRLNLGYQFSRQSTRLTPYWQNRENISGQAGITGNDQTPTYWGPPTLNFSGGLTALTDGQSSFIRNATNGVSYIMKWNHSPHNITGGFDFRRQQFNYLSQANPRGTFSFTGAATAGGAANSGSDLADFLLGIPDASNIGFGNPDKYLRQSVYDAYLTDDWRVTPQLTIDAGARWEYGAPVTELKRRLVNLDVASGFSAIAPVLASDPVGKLTGQRYPASLMRPDRSGVQPRIGIAWRPIPGSSMVVNAGYGMNYDTSVYQSIAIQMAQQAPLAKSLTVQNSATCPLTLANGFEPCSTTTPQTFGVDPNFRVGYVHTWNLKVQRDLPGSLQMVATYLGIKGTRGVQEFLPNTNPIGAANPCPNCPTGFEYLVSQGNSTRESGQIQLRRRLHSGFTASVLYTFSKSIDDDSALGGQGTTTESSTTDTQTQSSATIAQDWRNLSGERGLSNFDQRHLLNVQVQYTTGMGMAGGSLMTGWRGRLYKEWTVQTQITAGSGLPQTPIDSSVVVAGYSAFVRPSVTGESLYAAPPGLFLNPGAYKAPPLGQWGDARRNSITGPSQFSLDAAMVRTFRLKSKTNLDLQIAATNILNHVTYSNWQNSITSTQFGLPAAAMQMRSLQTSLHLRF; the protein is encoded by the coding sequence GTGAAGCGGGTACGTCTGGGACTATGCATGCTTGGGATGCTGGCGGCATCGAGCGCGGCGATGGCCTCGGAGTATCACGGGTTGGTCACCTCCGGAGGGCTACCGGTACCGGGCGCGACGGTAACGGTCACGCAAGGCAGTAAAAAAAACGTTGCGATAACAGATCTGCAAGGGTTTTATTCCTTCCCTGCTCTGTCTGATGGCCCGGCAACAGTCGACGTAGAAATGACAGGCTACACGCAGGTCAAGCAGGAGGTGACGATTGCACCGAACGTTGCCATGGGTAAGGCGGAATTGCAGTTACTCTCGTTAGAGCAGATAAGAGCTGCCTTGAAGCCCGTGTTGAGCGCGGGCATCGCAGAGGCACAAACCCGAAGCGAGCCGAAGAGAACAAGCGAAACGCCCAAACAGAAAGGCGAACCTGTGCCGCCTTCCGACGAGGTTGCGCAGCGCGCGGCGGAGGGATTGTTGATCAATGGCAGCGTAAATAACGCGGCCACATCGCGGTTCACGCTAGCACAGCGGTTTGGAAATACCGCCAGCGGCAGGTCACTGTATAGCTTCAGCCTCAATACGAGGCTCAACAACTCGGTCTTCGATGCCCGGTCGTGGTCGCCAACAGGGATCGATACCTCCAAGCCAGATACCAGCCAGATTACAGGCGGGTTTGCTCTGGAGGGACCGTTGAAGATACCCGGCCTGCTGCGCAATGGTCCCAATATCTTTGTGGGCTACCAGCGGACACGCGACAGTGTTGCCGTTACTACGGCGGGCCTGGTGCCGAACCTGGCGGAGCGGGATGGGGACTTCTCCCAGGCAGTGAATGCGCAGGGGCAGCCGGTCGTGATCTACGATCCAACGACAGGACAGCCCTATCCGGGAAACAGAGTCCCCATCAACCCACAGGCACGAGCGCTGCTCAACCTCTATCCGCTGCCGAACTTTACCGGAAGCTCACAGTACAACTATCAAATCCCGCTCATCACCGACACCCATAAAGACGCGCTAATCGCAACGGCAAGCAAAACCATCGGACGCAGCAACCAGATTACCGGCACCTTTGCCGCAACCAGCACACGCGAAAGCACCACCAACCTGCTTGGTTTTTTGGACACGACGGACGGCCTGGGGATGAGCAGCAAGATCAACTGGGCGCACACCCTCAACGCGCACATGCGCTTGAATCTCGGCTACCAATTCAGTCGACAGTCCACGCGGCTAACACCTTACTGGCAGAATCGCGAGAACATCTCGGGACAGGCTGGCATTACGGGCAACGATCAGACACCGACGTATTGGGGACCGCCAACACTCAATTTTTCCGGAGGCCTGACGGCGCTGACCGATGGCCAGAGCTCGTTCATCCGCAATGCGACCAACGGTGTCTCCTACATCATGAAGTGGAACCATTCGCCTCACAACATCACGGGGGGATTCGACTTCCGGCGGCAGCAGTTCAATTACCTGTCGCAGGCAAACCCGCGCGGCACCTTCAGCTTTACAGGCGCAGCGACAGCAGGCGGCGCGGCGAACAGCGGGTCAGACCTGGCAGATTTTCTGCTGGGTATTCCGGATGCGAGCAACATCGGATTCGGCAACCCGGACAAATATCTGCGGCAATCGGTCTACGACGCTTACCTGACCGACGATTGGAGAGTCACTCCCCAACTCACGATCGACGCCGGTGCCCGCTGGGAGTACGGTGCGCCGGTGACAGAGCTGAAGCGACGATTGGTCAACCTGGATGTGGCATCAGGATTTTCGGCAATCGCACCGGTACTGGCAAGCGATCCAGTGGGCAAGCTGACGGGACAGAGGTATCCGGCATCGCTGATGCGTCCTGACCGCAGCGGCGTGCAACCGAGAATCGGGATTGCGTGGCGGCCGATCCCTGGATCGTCGATGGTGGTCAATGCGGGATATGGCATGAACTACGACACCTCGGTCTATCAGAGCATCGCGATCCAGATGGCACAGCAGGCACCGCTTGCCAAAAGTCTGACAGTGCAGAACAGCGCAACGTGCCCACTGACACTGGCGAATGGGTTCGAACCGTGTTCCACGACAACACCACAAACCTTCGGTGTGGATCCAAATTTTCGCGTCGGCTATGTTCATACGTGGAACCTGAAGGTGCAGCGCGATCTGCCGGGATCATTGCAAATGGTAGCGACGTATCTGGGCATCAAAGGGACACGCGGCGTGCAGGAGTTTCTGCCCAACACGAATCCGATAGGAGCGGCAAACCCATGTCCAAACTGTCCTACAGGCTTCGAATACCTTGTTTCACAGGGCAACTCCACGCGTGAGTCCGGGCAGATCCAGTTGCGACGAAGACTGCACAGCGGCTTTACCGCGTCGGTGCTGTACACCTTCTCGAAGTCGATCGATGACGATTCCGCGCTGGGTGGGCAGGGAACCACGACTGAAAGTTCAACCACAGACACTCAGACGCAGAGCTCGGCCACAATTGCGCAGGACTGGCGCAACCTGAGCGGTGAGCGCGGTCTCTCGAACTTCGACCAGCGCCACCTGCTCAATGTGCAGGTGCAATATACGACAGGAATGGGGATGGCCGGAGGGTCGTTGATGACCGGATGGAGGGGGAGGCTCTACAAGGAGTGGACCGTGCAGACGCAGATTACCGCAGGCAGCGGTCTGCCTCAAACGCCAATCGATTCTTCCGTCGTGGTGGCGGGATATTCGGCCTTCGTTCGACCGAGCGTTACCGGCGAGTCGCTCTATGCCGCACCCCCGGGACTGTTTCTAAATCCAGGGGCCTATAAGGCACCTCCGCTGGGACAATGGGGCGATGCGCGCCGAAATTCAATCACAGGACCGAGCCAGTTTTCTTTGGATGCTGCGATGGTGCGCACCTTCCGTCTTAAGTCTAAGACGAATCTCGATCTGCAAATTGCCGCTACGAATATTCTGAACCACGTTACCTATTCCAATTGGCAAAATTCCATCACCAGCACGCAATTTGGATTGCCCGCAGCGGCAATGCAAATGCGTAGCTTGCAGACTTCTCTGCACCTGAGGTTCTAA
- a CDS encoding L-lactate permease gives MAVIVIWNQTYSLFGHGLALSAIIAAAPIFTLLILLGIMKKAAWIAGLAGLAVTLVVAIAGYHMPPLLATSAAVYGAAFGLFPISWIIFWAIALFRVTVETGQFEVIRDSVGRLTPDPRLQALLIAFAFGAFLEGGAGFGTPVAIAATMLVGLGFSAFSASAICLLANTAPVAFGSIGIPVITLAGTTGLSLEKLSGAVGRICAPISLIIPAYIIMATGGFVSLSGIWLPALTCGAVFAGVQFLVSNYVGPQLTDILAALSSLAALIVYLRFWHPTGQESGPSIRNCLDQPIVLKVDRASEPEEISAPIDLSTKNSLGKILYAWMPYAFLVICVLLWGVVPIQAKLNLVSFSFPWPFLNDVVRKMPPIAATPTPYHAMFSMNLLSAAGTACMVATFLAAICLRVSPLRFARLLIAVTRQLLLPILTISAVLAIGFLMNYCGATATLGLSFAASGVMFPFFSPLLGWLGVFLTGSDTAANALFGNLQVVTAGRLGLDPVLMAAANSVGGVMGKMISLQTIAIAAAATGLSVPDQSRLFRFTLKHSIFLASLAGCLALIYTYVIHIR, from the coding sequence ATGGCCGTTATCGTAATTTGGAATCAAACTTATTCGCTCTTCGGCCATGGATTGGCCCTCTCCGCAATCATTGCGGCGGCTCCTATTTTCACGCTGCTTATCTTATTGGGCATCATGAAGAAGGCGGCGTGGATTGCTGGCCTTGCCGGACTCGCTGTTACGCTCGTTGTTGCGATCGCGGGATACCATATGCCTCCGCTCCTGGCTACAAGCGCTGCGGTATACGGGGCAGCCTTCGGGCTATTTCCAATTTCATGGATCATCTTCTGGGCAATCGCCCTGTTTCGCGTGACCGTCGAGACAGGACAGTTTGAGGTCATCAGAGATTCCGTCGGCAGACTTACTCCTGATCCCCGTTTGCAGGCACTCCTAATTGCATTTGCCTTTGGCGCTTTCCTCGAGGGTGGCGCAGGCTTTGGAACTCCTGTCGCCATTGCTGCCACCATGCTTGTCGGGTTGGGATTTTCCGCATTCAGCGCATCTGCCATCTGCCTGCTTGCCAACACGGCGCCGGTGGCTTTCGGCTCGATTGGAATTCCTGTGATTACCTTGGCAGGCACAACTGGCCTCTCACTTGAAAAATTAAGTGGAGCCGTCGGTCGAATATGTGCGCCGATCTCTCTCATCATTCCCGCATACATCATCATGGCGACAGGAGGCTTTGTCTCCCTGTCCGGCATCTGGCTGCCAGCCCTGACGTGTGGAGCGGTCTTTGCAGGCGTTCAGTTTCTAGTTTCCAACTATGTGGGACCGCAGCTTACAGATATCCTTGCGGCACTTTCCTCGTTGGCTGCGCTTATTGTCTATCTGCGTTTCTGGCACCCGACAGGGCAGGAGTCCGGCCCCTCCATACGCAATTGTTTAGATCAGCCAATAGTACTCAAGGTCGATAGAGCCTCTGAACCAGAAGAAATAAGCGCCCCGATAGATCTTTCGACCAAAAACAGTCTGGGCAAAATTTTGTATGCATGGATGCCCTATGCCTTTCTTGTCATATGCGTTCTTCTTTGGGGAGTGGTGCCGATTCAGGCGAAGCTGAATCTCGTAAGTTTTTCTTTTCCATGGCCATTTCTGAATGACGTCGTACGGAAGATGCCACCCATCGCGGCAACGCCCACGCCCTATCATGCAATGTTCAGCATGAACCTGCTTTCCGCGGCCGGAACAGCGTGCATGGTCGCGACGTTCTTGGCAGCGATCTGTCTCAGAGTAAGCCCCCTGCGCTTTGCGCGCCTGCTGATAGCAGTGACTCGCCAACTCCTTCTCCCCATCTTGACGATCTCAGCCGTTTTGGCTATCGGGTTTCTGATGAACTACTGCGGTGCAACCGCAACATTAGGACTCAGCTTTGCCGCTTCCGGTGTGATGTTTCCGTTCTTCAGTCCCCTGCTGGGTTGGCTGGGAGTCTTTCTTACCGGTTCAGACACTGCCGCCAATGCGCTGTTCGGAAATCTGCAGGTCGTAACAGCAGGACGGCTCGGACTTGATCCTGTACTGATGGCTGCTGCTAACTCGGTTGGCGGAGTAATGGGCAAAATGATCAGCTTGCAGACAATCGCCATCGCCGCCGCGGCCACGGGGTTGTCCGTTCCCGATCAGTCGAGGCTCTTTCGATTCACCTTAAAGCACAGCATCTTTCTGGCAAGCCTCGCCGGCTGCCTGGCACTCATCTATACCTACGTCATTCACATCCGGTAA
- a CDS encoding beta-L-arabinofuranosidase domain-containing protein: protein MKTVSSSFASRRRFLKQAGITALASLPASSRAVHALSKASAAIAPAPSNAAVENRAPLAQNAFYQLPLGAVRPTGWLRSQLQIQANGLGGHLDETWADVGPNSAWLGGTGEAWERGPYFIDGLIPLAYLLDDPRLKAKIQKFIDWTLTNQAANGMIGPHSNDDWWPRMVMLKALVQYEEATGDPRVIPLLTRYFDYQLKTLPTRPLRDWGKFRWQDNALVVIWLYNRTGNPSLLELARLLHQQGFDWKTNFADFKYTQRITPEFIKLNEGGGLKDVALATHGVNNGQAIKASPVWSVISNDETDRQAIHQMLSALDKYHGLPNGMFSCDEHFAGPNPSQGSELCTVVETMFSLEQSLAILGDASLGDRLERIAFNALPGTFTDDMWAHQYNQEPNQVECSLHHKPWTTDGPESNLYGLEPNFGCCTANFHQGWPKFAASLWMASNDGGLVAAAYSPCEVRTTIRGTAVHLVEETEYPFRETIRITVNPSASLKFPLRLRIPAWAGGATIHINGEAQPAPAVASFVRLDRTWKPGDVIELKLPLAPRLLSGYKNSISLERGPLVFSYPIGESWVKLQDRGMTADWQVFPSTSWNYALAVDEASVSRLPIHEQPVGASPFSLNGTPVTLQVSAHKLPQWRAVDGVADPVPEGPVATDQPEEQITLVPYAAAKLRITAFPRVKRAL, encoded by the coding sequence ATGAAAACGGTTTCCTCGTCCTTCGCCAGCCGCCGTCGTTTTCTGAAGCAAGCTGGAATTACCGCGCTAGCGTCACTTCCAGCCAGCAGCCGGGCTGTTCATGCGCTTTCGAAGGCCTCGGCCGCGATCGCTCCGGCACCGTCTAATGCAGCAGTCGAGAATCGCGCACCGCTCGCCCAGAATGCTTTCTACCAGCTTCCGCTTGGCGCTGTTCGACCTACCGGCTGGCTTCGGAGTCAGTTGCAGATTCAAGCCAACGGCCTCGGCGGACACCTTGACGAGACATGGGCCGACGTAGGCCCTAACAGCGCGTGGCTTGGCGGCACAGGAGAGGCGTGGGAGCGCGGCCCATACTTCATCGACGGCCTCATCCCTCTCGCTTATTTGCTTGACGATCCGCGGCTCAAAGCGAAGATCCAGAAATTCATCGACTGGACGCTGACAAACCAGGCCGCGAATGGAATGATCGGCCCTCACAGCAACGATGACTGGTGGCCGCGCATGGTGATGCTCAAGGCGCTCGTGCAATATGAGGAAGCCACCGGCGACCCTCGCGTCATTCCATTGCTCACACGCTACTTCGACTATCAACTTAAGACTCTGCCCACCCGGCCTCTCCGCGATTGGGGAAAGTTTCGCTGGCAGGACAATGCTCTCGTTGTCATCTGGCTCTACAATCGCACCGGCAACCCCAGCCTGCTCGAGCTCGCGCGTCTCCTTCACCAGCAGGGCTTCGATTGGAAGACCAATTTTGCTGACTTCAAATACACCCAGCGCATCACTCCGGAATTCATCAAGCTCAATGAGGGCGGCGGCTTGAAAGATGTCGCCCTCGCGACTCACGGCGTAAATAACGGTCAGGCAATTAAAGCTTCCCCAGTCTGGTCCGTTATATCGAACGACGAAACCGATCGGCAGGCAATCCACCAGATGCTTTCCGCGTTGGACAAATATCATGGCCTGCCCAACGGCATGTTCTCCTGCGACGAACACTTCGCAGGGCCGAACCCCTCGCAAGGCTCGGAACTCTGCACCGTCGTCGAGACCATGTTTTCGCTCGAACAATCGCTGGCCATCCTGGGTGATGCATCGCTCGGAGACCGCCTAGAGCGCATCGCCTTCAACGCTCTGCCCGGAACCTTCACCGACGATATGTGGGCGCACCAGTACAACCAGGAGCCCAACCAGGTGGAGTGCAGCCTCCACCACAAACCTTGGACGACAGATGGCCCCGAATCGAACCTCTATGGTCTTGAGCCGAACTTCGGCTGTTGCACTGCGAACTTTCACCAGGGCTGGCCAAAGTTCGCTGCAAGCCTTTGGATGGCGTCGAACGACGGCGGACTGGTTGCTGCTGCTTACTCGCCTTGCGAAGTCCGAACGACTATAAGGGGCACCGCAGTTCATCTGGTGGAAGAGACCGAATACCCCTTTAGAGAAACAATACGCATTACCGTAAACCCATCCGCATCCTTGAAATTTCCACTCCGGCTACGCATCCCCGCATGGGCTGGCGGCGCGACAATCCACATCAATGGAGAAGCACAGCCTGCTCCCGCAGTCGCCTCTTTTGTGCGGCTCGACCGCACCTGGAAGCCCGGGGATGTCATCGAACTGAAGCTCCCTCTCGCACCCAGGCTTTTATCCGGCTACAAAAATTCCATCTCGCTCGAACGAGGTCCGCTGGTCTTCTCCTATCCCATCGGCGAAAGCTGGGTGAAGTTGCAGGACCGCGGAATGACTGCGGACTGGCAAGTCTTCCCCTCTACCTCATGGAACTATGCTCTCGCGGTAGACGAGGCGAGTGTGAGTAGGCTGCCTATTCACGAACAACCCGTCGGCGCATCTCCCTTCAGCCTGAATGGCACGCCTGTCACATTGCAGGTAAGCGCGCACAAGCTGCCACAATGGCGTGCGGTCGATGGCGTTGCCGATCCCGTGCCGGAAGGCCCTGTCGCCACCGATCAGCCGGAAGAACAGATAACGCTTGTTCCCTATGCCGCCGCGAAGCTGCGGATCACCGCATTCCCGCGAGTCAAAAGGGCTCTGTAA
- a CDS encoding 2-hydroxyacid dehydrogenase: MVRVGVDESLSEELLADFPHEAEIVRIPRNLADTVEVDFWILPFQRRDAAEAFSHLRGVKVVQSMMAGVDWITPWLPKNVILCDGRGIHDISASEWVLTAILSSLKQFPLYRDMQMREQWKGQASVSDGFLNEGGAQVGQYRVLGDDLAGKTVLIVGYGSIGAAIEARLTPFGVKISRIARSARQAPEVHAVDELRKLLPEADIVVAIVPLTADTRGLIGATELGLMKHGALLVNAARGPVVVTDALVEALSAHRICAALDVTDPEPLPAGHPLWLAPNCLITPHVGGSTPQFIHRAFRFGAEQVRRFIAGKPLENVVTDAGY; encoded by the coding sequence ATGGTGCGTGTTGGCGTTGATGAGAGTCTTTCCGAAGAGTTGCTTGCCGATTTCCCGCACGAGGCGGAGATCGTGCGAATCCCCCGTAATTTAGCCGACACAGTCGAGGTTGACTTCTGGATTCTTCCGTTTCAGCGCCGCGATGCCGCAGAGGCATTCTCACATCTGCGAGGCGTAAAGGTCGTGCAATCGATGATGGCAGGCGTAGATTGGATCACGCCCTGGCTGCCCAAGAACGTAATCCTGTGCGACGGTCGTGGTATCCACGACATCTCCGCCTCGGAGTGGGTCCTAACCGCGATCCTGTCCTCGCTCAAGCAATTTCCTCTCTATCGCGATATGCAGATGCGCGAGCAGTGGAAGGGACAGGCGTCTGTCTCAGATGGCTTTCTAAACGAGGGCGGAGCTCAGGTTGGACAATACCGCGTCTTGGGTGACGATCTCGCCGGCAAAACAGTGCTGATCGTCGGCTATGGCTCCATCGGCGCGGCAATCGAAGCACGGCTCACTCCTTTCGGAGTCAAGATCTCGCGTATAGCGCGAAGCGCCCGCCAGGCACCCGAAGTTCATGCTGTCGACGAGCTGCGAAAGCTACTCCCCGAAGCTGATATTGTGGTCGCCATCGTGCCGCTGACCGCTGATACTCGCGGACTAATCGGAGCAACCGAGCTGGGCCTGATGAAGCACGGAGCTTTGCTGGTGAACGCAGCCCGAGGGCCAGTAGTCGTGACCGATGCACTGGTAGAAGCACTCAGTGCGCATCGGATCTGTGCCGCCCTCGATGTGACCGATCCCGAGCCGCTGCCTGCCGGACACCCGCTGTGGCTCGCGCCAAATTGCCTCATCACGCCACATGTTGGCGGATCGACGCCGCAGTTCATCCATCGCGCTTTCCGGTTCGGGGCAGAGCAGGTGCGACGATTCATCGCTGGCAAGCCCCTGGAAAATGTCGTGACCGACGCAGGCTATTAG
- a CDS encoding VWA domain-containing protein, protein MMLLGTLTARAQVVGQNTQPAGDNGEYTMSVSTKLVVEAVNVKDKQGKSLSGLTAKDFTVTEDGVPQQISFCEYQKLPSAPPIAPAKPENITVYNRLGVTQIATEKPGDVRYKDRRLIALYFDLTAMPPDDKLRALEAAQKFIRTQMTSSDLVSIMRYGGSSVDVLQDFTDDHSRLLSILETLIVGENQQSADLTDDADTSDTGAAFGQDSGEFNLFNTDRQLSALQTAAKMLGRLSEKKVLVYFASGMTLHGVDNQAQLHATIDDAIRSGVSFWPIDARGLVAQAPLGDATQGSPGNAAMYTGTAALAVTTRMQQSQDTLYALAGDTGGKALLDYNDLTRGIVQAQQNITSYYILGYYTSNATLDGRFRHIKISVNPELAANLDYRQGYYAGKVFAKFNDADKERQLEDALMLGDPVTELTIAMEVNYFQFNRAEYFVPVVVKIPGRELALAKKRGAEHTLIDFLLEVKDELGGNMTVENMRDNVNIKLSDETAAELAKRPVEYDTGFTLLPGKYTIKFLARDDETGRIGTFETPFVIPNLNKEEKRVAISSVVLSGQQADLKDAIYNAAKAKERAKDEAANPLVLNGQKLIPSVTRVFSKSRDLYVYLQAYEQGATEVQPLIAFVSFYQGQTKVFETQPMEMASAMSNSLKTMPLRFSIGLSHLPAGDYNCQVTVLNPAGQKSAFWQAPITLVP, encoded by the coding sequence ATGATGCTTCTTGGAACGCTGACTGCCAGAGCGCAGGTGGTGGGACAGAATACGCAGCCGGCTGGCGACAATGGCGAATACACCATGTCTGTCAGCACGAAGCTGGTGGTCGAAGCAGTAAACGTCAAGGACAAACAAGGGAAGTCGCTCAGCGGGCTGACAGCGAAAGACTTCACCGTGACCGAGGACGGCGTGCCGCAGCAGATCAGCTTCTGCGAATATCAAAAGCTTCCTTCGGCTCCTCCCATTGCTCCGGCCAAGCCCGAGAACATTACGGTGTACAACCGGCTAGGCGTAACCCAGATCGCGACCGAGAAGCCAGGCGATGTGCGCTACAAGGACCGCCGGCTGATTGCGCTGTACTTCGATCTGACCGCGATGCCGCCCGACGACAAGCTGCGCGCGCTGGAGGCTGCCCAGAAGTTCATACGGACGCAGATGACGTCGTCGGACCTGGTGTCGATCATGCGCTACGGCGGCAGTTCCGTGGACGTGCTGCAGGACTTTACCGACGATCACAGTCGACTGTTGAGCATTCTGGAGACGCTGATCGTAGGCGAGAACCAGCAGAGCGCAGACCTCACGGACGATGCGGACACTTCTGATACCGGCGCAGCGTTCGGGCAGGATAGCGGCGAGTTCAATTTGTTCAATACCGACCGGCAGCTCTCCGCGTTGCAGACAGCAGCGAAGATGCTTGGGCGGTTGAGCGAGAAGAAGGTGCTGGTCTACTTCGCCAGCGGCATGACGCTGCATGGCGTCGACAACCAGGCGCAGTTGCATGCGACGATCGATGACGCAATTCGTTCGGGCGTGTCGTTCTGGCCTATCGACGCGCGCGGGTTGGTCGCTCAGGCTCCATTGGGAGATGCGACACAGGGGTCACCGGGCAACGCAGCCATGTACACGGGCACGGCTGCGCTGGCGGTGACGACGAGGATGCAGCAGTCGCAGGACACCCTCTATGCGCTGGCCGGAGACACCGGCGGCAAGGCGCTGCTCGACTACAACGACCTGACACGGGGTATCGTTCAGGCGCAGCAGAACATTACAAGCTATTACATCCTTGGCTATTACACGAGCAATGCGACGCTGGATGGGAGGTTCCGGCATATCAAGATCTCAGTGAATCCGGAGCTTGCCGCGAACCTCGATTACAGGCAGGGCTACTATGCCGGCAAGGTTTTCGCCAAGTTCAATGACGCCGATAAAGAGCGACAGTTGGAAGATGCGCTGATGCTTGGCGATCCGGTGACGGAACTGACCATTGCGATGGAGGTCAATTACTTTCAGTTCAACCGTGCGGAGTATTTCGTGCCGGTCGTGGTGAAAATTCCTGGCAGGGAGCTGGCGCTGGCCAAGAAGCGCGGTGCGGAGCATACGCTCATCGACTTTCTTCTCGAGGTGAAGGACGAGCTAGGCGGCAATATGACCGTCGAGAACATGCGCGACAACGTAAACATCAAACTCAGCGATGAGACGGCGGCGGAGTTGGCCAAACGGCCAGTGGAATATGACACTGGCTTCACGCTGCTGCCGGGCAAGTACACCATCAAATTCCTAGCGCGCGATGATGAGACGGGAAGGATTGGAACCTTCGAGACTCCGTTCGTCATTCCTAATCTCAACAAAGAAGAGAAAAGGGTGGCGATCAGCTCAGTCGTATTGAGTGGCCAGCAAGCCGATCTGAAGGACGCGATCTACAACGCGGCCAAAGCAAAAGAGCGAGCTAAAGACGAGGCAGCCAATCCGTTGGTGCTGAATGGGCAGAAGCTGATTCCAAGTGTGACCCGCGTATTTAGCAAGAGCCGCGACCTCTATGTCTACCTGCAAGCCTATGAGCAGGGCGCGACCGAGGTACAGCCGCTGATTGCGTTTGTGAGCTTTTATCAGGGACAGACCAAGGTGTTCGAGACGCAGCCCATGGAAATGGCGAGCGCAATGAGTAACTCCTTAAAGACAATGCCTCTCCGTTTCAGCATCGGACTGAGTCATCTTCCTGCGGGTGACTACAACTGTCAGGTAACGGTGCTCAATCCTGCCGGACAAAAGAGCGCGTTCTGGCAGGCGCCGATCACACTGGTCCCATAG
- a CDS encoding lipopolysaccharide assembly protein LapB has protein sequence MKFNLSFAPILLLFAFKALGAQQLTVKPADDSLTQARALLQAGDLAKANATLTSYLAEHIDSAEAHFLLGYTLFLQQKPTQSLEQYTAGARNQRPSPEDLKIVSFDYVLLGDYTDADKWLSAVVAETPQDAHAWYLLGRAKYNENKFADAINCFNHTLLLNPHDVKSENNLGLSYEGLNRIEDARKAYMAAIQWQQDASAKSGQPYLNLGVLLTEQGHPEQALPYLQQATTLEPANPKTHEQLGRAYQTLQMLPQAEKELKEAVGLAPDVSALHFRLGQIYQHLGLKPEAQNEFALCSKLNSTHSSIDTPNPAQPDTVPAK, from the coding sequence ATGAAATTCAATCTTTCCTTTGCGCCCATTCTCTTGTTGTTTGCATTCAAAGCGCTTGGGGCCCAGCAACTCACTGTAAAACCGGCGGATGACTCTCTGACACAGGCCAGAGCATTGCTACAGGCTGGCGATCTTGCGAAGGCAAATGCCACTCTGACAAGCTATTTGGCCGAGCATATCGATTCGGCCGAGGCCCACTTTCTGCTGGGGTATACCTTATTTCTCCAGCAGAAGCCTACACAATCTCTTGAACAATACACCGCAGGGGCGCGCAACCAGCGGCCTTCGCCCGAAGACCTCAAGATTGTTTCCTTCGACTATGTCTTACTGGGCGACTACACAGACGCAGACAAGTGGCTCAGCGCAGTGGTAGCCGAAACGCCACAGGACGCGCATGCCTGGTACCTGCTGGGACGCGCGAAATATAACGAAAACAAATTTGCGGATGCCATCAACTGCTTTAACCATACGTTGCTCCTCAATCCACACGACGTAAAGAGTGAGAACAACCTGGGATTGTCGTATGAGGGGCTAAATCGCATTGAAGATGCGCGCAAGGCTTACATGGCGGCAATCCAATGGCAGCAGGATGCCTCCGCAAAGAGTGGACAGCCCTATCTCAATCTGGGTGTTTTGCTGACCGAGCAGGGCCATCCGGAGCAGGCGCTGCCCTATCTGCAACAGGCTACAACCCTCGAGCCTGCAAATCCTAAAACGCATGAGCAACTGGGACGCGCGTATCAGACTTTGCAGATGCTTCCGCAGGCAGAAAAAGAGTTGAAAGAGGCCGTCGGACTTGCGCCAGATGTTTCGGCGCTCCATTTCAGACTTGGGCAGATCTACCAGCATCTTGGACTCAAGCCGGAGGCGCAGAACGAGTTCGCCCTCTGCTCGAAGCTGAACAGCACCCATTCGTCCATCGACACACCGAACCCGGCGCAGCCAGACACAGTGCCCGCGAAATAA